A genomic region of Melanotaenia boesemani isolate fMelBoe1 chromosome 21, fMelBoe1.pri, whole genome shotgun sequence contains the following coding sequences:
- the LOC121632105 gene encoding glucagon-like peptide 2 receptor — translation MKTLLPNWHESIRLLLLFNVFNHQATSSLLESLISKRSEYSENCSKTLTTDAFPKNGNFCKGSFDMFVCWPHSPPGNVSVPCPSFLPWIREDDTRMVHRECLENGSWRLLRNSSEPWRDKSECVKEDHFKDKEDEMLRQTALRLISIIGYSLSLFSLTLATLLMGMLRKLHCTRNYIHMNLFMSFILRAVAVISKETMQHIWYSNLPDDSPGWNSYSSSAILMCKLSNVCMEYFVACNYFWLLVEAIFLHTLLFTAVLTKRCLLKKYMLLGWGAPVLFVTPWTVVKILYENTGCWPVMNIWFWWIIRGPITLSVLVIFFIFIKILMLLLSKLKADQVKFTDYRYSLARATLVLIPLLGIHEVVFTVLIDECVEGSSRYARNFVNLTLSSIQGLLVAVLYCFANGEVQAELKKHWQLYLFTNHFKVRSCFRGAPLKHLWKCTRGQHPQCSRRCNSYDEGGASTAHPRLLQVAVHEGEALGIGEIKGQRLKGYQAPGLDFLTRKSLSSSDGEMTLGETMEEILEESQF, via the exons ATGAAAACCCTGCTGCCAAACTGGCACGAGAGCATCAGACTGCTGCTCCTCTTTAATGTCTTCAACCACCAG GCCACCAGCTCGCTGCTTGAAAGTCTCATTTCTAAGCGCTCTGAGTACTCGGAGAACTGCAGCAAAACCCTGACAACAGATGCATTTCCAAAAAATG GAAACTTCTGTAAAGGATCCTTTGACATGTTTGTTTGCTGGCCTCATTCCCCTCCTGGTAACGTGTCCGTTCCCTGTCCTTCTTTCTTACCGTGGATCCGTGAAG ATGATACCAGGATGGTGCATCGCGAATGCTTGGAAAACGGCAGCTGGCGACTGCTGCGGAACTCCTCCGAGCCCTGGCGGGATAAGTCTGAGTGTGTGAAGGAGGATCACTTCAAAGACAAG GAGGATGAAATGCTTCGTCAGACAGCACTGAGGCTCATCTCCATCATCGGTTATTCCCTGTCCCTGTTCTCCCTCACTCTGGCCACGCTCCTCATGGGCATGCTGAG GAAGCTCCACTGCACCAGAAATTACATCCACATGAATTTGTTCATGTCGTTCATCCTGAGGGCCGTGGCTGTCATTTCCAAAGAAACCATGCAGCACATCTGGTATTCCAACCTACCCGACGACAGCCCAGGATGGAACTCCTACTCCAGCTCTGCG ATTCTGATGTGCAAGCTCTCCAACGTGTGCATGGAGTATTTTGTGGCCTGCAACTACTTCTGGCTCTTGGTGGAGGCCATTTTCCTTCACACGCTGCTGTTCACTGCTGTGCTGACCAAGAGGTGTCTGCTAAAGAAGTACATGCTCCTGGGATGGG GGGCTCCTGTCTTGTTTGTGACACCTTGGACTGTGGTCAAGATCCTGTATGAAAACACAGG ATGCTGGCCAGTAATGAACATATGGTTCTGGTGGATAATAAGAGGCCCGATTACTTTATCAGTGCTG GTTATTTTCTTCATATTCATCAAgattctgatgctgctgctgtcaaaGCTGAAAGCAGACCAGGTGAAATTTACTGACTACAGATACAG CTTAGCCAGAGCAACACTGGTGCTGATTCCCCTGCTGGGAATCCATGAAGTGGTCTTCACAGTGCTGATAGATGAATGTGTGGAGGGCAGCAGCCGCTATGCTCGGAACTTTGTCAACCTCACCCTCAGCTCTATCCAG gggCTCTTGGTTGCTGTGCTGTACTGTTTTGCTAACGGAGAG GTCcaagctgaactgaaaaaacACTGGCAACTTTACTTGTTCACCAACCACTTCAAGGTCAGATCCTGCTTTCGAGGAGCACCCCTGAAGCACCTGTGGAAATGTACTCGAGGGCAGCACCCTCAGTGCTCTCGTCGGTGTAACTCCTACGACGAGGGTGGCGCTTCCACCGCTCACCCCCGCCTGCTTCAGGTGGCTGTGCATGAAGGTGAAGCACTTGGAATCGGAGAAATTAAAGGTCAGAGGCTGAAGGGCTATCAAGCACCAGGGCTGGACtttctcaccaggaaaagtctCTCCAGCAGCGATGGTGAGATGACACTCGGAGAGACCATGGAGGAGATTCTGGAGGAGAGCCAGTTCTGA